In Buchnera aphidicola (Takecallis taiwana), the genomic stretch TGAATATTTTTTAAAAAAAAAAATTTCTTTTAAAATACGTAATTATGAATCTATAGTTAATTTTATACATTTTGCTTGCACATCAGATGATATTAATAATTTAGCATATGCATGCATGATTAAAAAAACTATATTTGAAATTTTAATACCATATTGGAAAAAAATTTTATCTTCTATTAAATCATTAGCATATGATTGTAAAAATATTAGCATGTTATCCAGAACACATGGGCAACCTGCAACACCGTCTACCTTGGGTAAAATTATAAGTAATTTTTACTATCGATTAAAACGGCAATTACTACAATTAAACAATATTACTATTTTAGGAAAAATAAATGGTGCAACTGGGGGTTATAATGCTCATATAGCTGCTTATCAGAATATAGATTGGCATAAAATTAGTCAAAATTTTGTTACTAGTTTAAATTTGCAATGGAATCCATATACTACACAAATAGAACCGCATGATTATATTTCTGAAATATTTAGTTGTATCATACGTTTTAATACAATTTTAATTAATTTTAATCAAGATATATGGGGGTATATTACACTAAATTATTTTAATCAAAAAGTTATAGAATCTGAAATCGGATCTTCTACTATGCCTCATAAAATTAACCCAATTCATTTTGAGAAATCCGAAGGTAATCTTGGCTTATCAAATGCGATTATGAACCATATGATATTAAAATTGCCAATATCAAGATGGCAACGTGATCTTAGTGATTCAACAATATTACGAAATATGGGTGTAGTATTTGGTTATTCATGTGTTGCTTATGATTCTATATTATTAGGTTTAAAAAAAATAGACGTAAATTATAAAAATATTAAAAAAGATTTATGTGATAAATGGCAATTATTAGCTGAACCAATTCAAACCGTTATGCGTCGTTTTGGTATTCCAGATTCATATGAAAAATTAAAAAAATTAACAAGACAACAAATTATTACTAGAGATCATATTTATCAATATATCAATCAATTAAATATTCCAGAATTTGAAAAAGAAAAATTAAAAAAAATTAATCCTAATAATTATATTGGTTATTCAAGTACGTTAGTTGAAAAATTATATTAATAAAATATATGTTATTAAATTTTAGACAGTATAATTCATTATATATATAAATATCATTTATAGTAAGGAGCGGCATGGGATTTTTAAAAAATAAAAAATTTTTAATTACCGGTCTTTTAAATAAATTTTCTATTGCATATGGCATAGCTAAGGCAATGAATCAACAACGTGCATCTTTAGCATTCACTTGTTTAAATAAAAAGAATAAAAACAAAATTCAAAAAATTGCTGAAAGTTTTAATTCAAATATTGTTATAACGTGTAATTTTTTGAATCAATATAATATTAAAAAATTATTTATAAATTTATTTAAATATTGGGATCATTTTGATGGTTTTGTACATGCTATTGCATACGCTCCAAAAAAACAATTCTCAAATAATTATATACATTCAATTAATAAAAAAGATTTTATTAAAACAAACTATATGACTTCATATAGTTTAGTTGCTATGATACAAGAATGTCATAATAGATTAAACCCTAGCTCTGCAATTGTTACATTAACATATTTAGGATCAACAATAGCAATACCGTATTATAATGTTATGGGTGTTGCAAAAGCGTCTTTAGAATCTAATGTAAAATACATAGCAAATAGTGTTATTAAAAATAAATTTAGAATTAATGCAATTTCTGCTGGACCCGTACAAACAATTTCTTCTTATAGTATTCCAAATTTTAAAAAAATATTAACAAATGCAAAAAATTTTTCTCCTATTAAGAGATTAGTCACAATTGATGAAATTGGAAATACTGCTGCTTTTTTATGTTCTAATTTATCTAGCGGAATTACCGGTCAAGTAATTTATGTTGATGGAGGTTTTAGTATATCCACTATGAATCACTTATATTAATGTATGATGAATAGATAGTTTTTATTCTTAAATATTGTGGAATTATTATATGTTGAAAATAAAAAATACAATTAGTACATTAACAAACAAAAAAAACATACATTCAACAGATATTATTGGAATTGTAAAGAAATATAATAAAAAATTTGGTTTTTTACGAGCGCAGAATAAAGGGCATTATTTTATTCCTGAAAAATATATTCATCGTGTTATGCATGGAGACAAAATTTTAGTTAGACTTGTTAAAAAAAAGGATAAATATTTTGCTAAACCGTTAGGATTAATTAAAGCATTTTTAAACATTTTTATTGGAAATATCAAACAAATAGGATTAAATTTTTTTATTCAACCTAACTATCCTTTTTTAAATGAATTAATTCGATGTAATTTTGATAGTATTACATTACCAAATATTAAACATGGTAATTGGTTTTTTGCAAAATTATTACATCATAAATTACAATCTTATCAAGAATTTCATGCAAAATTACTGACATTTATTGTTTCGAAAGATGATAAACGTTTACCCTGGAAAGTAATTTTATCACATTATAATATAGAATATAAATTGCCTAAGATACCATCTTATGACACATGTTTTAATAATAAAATCTTTAGAAAGGATTTAACACATTTAAAATTTATTACTATTGATGATGAAAATACTAAAGATATAGATGATGCTTTATTTTTAAAAAAAAGTAATAATCAAGAAATTAAAATGATTATTGCAATTGCAGATCCTACTGCTTATATTAGTCCAGGTAGTACGTTAGATATTCTTGCTTCTAAACGGTTGTTTACAAATTATTTACCTGGTTTTAATATTCCTATGTTACCTAAAGAATTATCAGAAGATATATTTGCTTTACATCCAAATAAAAAAAAACCAGTTTTAGCCTGTAAAGTCAGTATTAATAAATTTGGATATATTAATGAGAATATTATTTTTTTTTTAGCTTGGATCCGTTCTCATGCAAAATTAAATTATAATCACGTATCAAATTGGATACAAGGTATGGTAGTTAGGAAACCCAATACAATAGATATTGCGAATCAATTAAATTTACTACATCAATTATGTTTAAGAAGAATATTATGGCGAAAAAAATATGCAGTAATATTTAAAGATAATCCGGAATACAAGTTTCATTTTTCAAATAATCAGGATATTATAAAAATTTCTATCAAATACAGAAATATTGCGCATAAAATGATTGAGGAAGCTATGCTTATTGCAAATATTAGCGCGGCTAAATTTTTGTCAAAAAATTTAGGGTTTGGTATTTATAATATTCATTCTGGTTTTAATGTTATTAATTCAAAGCATGTTGCGTTAATTTTGAAAAATCATGGCATTAATATGCATGATAAAAAAATTACTACACTAATAGGTTTCTGTGAATTACATCGTATATTAAATACTTTACCAAACTGTTATATTGATAACAGAATTCGAAGATACCAGTCTTTAGGAACTTTGAGTATAACACCAAAACCACATTTTTCTTTAGGATTAGAAGAATATTTAACATGGACATCTCCAATACGTAAATATAGTGATATGATTAATCATAGATTATTAAAAAATGTTATTTTAGGAACTCCTTCTATTAAACCGAGTCAAAATACTATATTAAATATAGTACATTGTAAGCGTTTACATAAAGTGATTAAAAATAATATCGAGAATTGGTTATACATAATTTTTTTTCAAAAAAATAATCATATAAATCAAATTTTTAAAGCAAAAATTTTTGATATTTTACCATCTGGTATAAAAGCTCGAATATTAATTAATGGTGCAAAAGTATTTATTCCAATAATGTATATTTCCAATATTAAAAAAGAATTAATTTGTGATCAAAAAAATGGAATCTTATATTTAAATAATAAAGAAGTATATCGTGTTTCGAATATTATTACAGTTATAATTACTGAGCTAAAGATTGAAGAACGTCTTATTATAGCAAAACCATGTGTTTAAATGATATTATAACAAATGTTTGTATTATTTTATGTAATAACGTCATTATTTAACATTTTAATTATATTGAAGGAAATAATATATAATTTTATGAAAAATTCATATAATTTAGGAGATTGTTTTGGAGAGTTTACATACAAATTTTTCAATTTATTTGCATTTTTTTGTAGGATTATTTGCTATAATTAATCCTATTGGTATGATTCCTATTTTTATAGGAATGACTGGTTTTTATTCAAATCAAGAAAGAAATAAAATAAATACCATGGCAAATATTACTGCTGCGTGTATTTTAGTGATTTCATTATCTATTGGTCATATTATTTTGAATCTTTTTGATATTTCTATAGAATCTTTTCGTATTGCTGGCGGGGTATTAATTATTAGTATTGCAATTGATATGATTAATGGAACGTTAATAAATAATTTAATAAAAAAAAAAAATAAAAATAAAGTTTTATATAATAAAGAAAATATTAGTATTATACCTTTAGCTATGCCATTAATTGCTGGTCCTGGAGCGATTAGTTCAACTATTATATGGAGTACTCATCACTCTAATTGGAATAATATTATTGGCTGTGTTGTAGTAATAGTATTATTTGCATTCTTATGTTGGTTCCTATTTAAAATGGCACCATACTTCATTAAAGTACTTGGATCTACCGGTATTAATATTTTAACAAAAATTATGGGTTTATTATTAATGTCACTTGGTATTGAATTTATTATTGCAAGCATGAAAATTATTTTTACTAAAATTTTATAAAAAGTGATATTATTTTCACATAAAATATTTTTATATTATATATGAATATTTTTAATAGTAATTTTAAAAAACCATATATTATTATCAAATTTTTACCTAAATCTTCATGGCAAGATGTTTTTCATCGTATGTGTGAGTTTACTAATTTACGTACAAAAAATACAATAGATGAAATTTGGTTTGTAGAACATGATCCAATTTATACACAAGGATTAATTCGTCATAATAATATAAAATGCATTAATAATATTCCAGTTGTATGTACTAATCGTGGTGGAAAAATTACATATCATGGTCCAGGACAACAAATTGTATATTTGTTATTAAATTTAAAAAGATTAAACATGCATATTAGAAAACTTCTATTATTAATTGAACACGTAGTCTTAAATACATTATATACTTTGAAAATTATTGGTAGTAGTAAAAAATCAGGGATTTTTGTAGAACATAAAAAAATTTGTTCGATTGGATTACGTATTATAAAATATTATTCTTTACATGGATTTGCTTTAAATGTTAAAATGGATTTAACACCATTTCAATATATTCATCCATGTGGTGATAGTACGATTATTATGACTCAAATATGTCAAATAAAACATAATATATCTATGAATGAAGTTAAAAATATTTTAATTAAAAATTTTTATTCATTCTTTAATATAAAATTGATTTAGCATATTACATAGTTTTTAATGAATTAAAAGATAGTATTCGATATTATATTGTATTAATACAATTGGAAATTTTATGGCTTACAATTACGAAAAACAAAAATATTATAATCAGGAATATATATTACCTAAACCAAAATGGATTAAAATTAAATTACCAAAATCATTTCATGATATTAATCGCTTAAAATATATTATTCGAGAAAATAATTTAAACACTGTTTGTGAAGAAGCCTGTTGCCCAAATATCACTGAGTGTTTTAATAATCATACTGCAACATTTATGATTTTAGGTAATATTTGTACTAGAAAATGTCCTTTTTGTGCTGTTAAAAAAGGTAGACCTAATATTATTGATTTTGATGAACCGAAAAAAATATCAGAAACAGTATTAAAATTAGGTATTAAATATATCGTACTGACTTCAGTTAATAGAGATGATTTAAAAGATGGTGGGGCAAATCATTTTTTAAAATGTATACAATATTTACGTAATAATAATAAAATTCAAATTGAAATTTTAGTTCCAGATTTTCGACAATCGTTAACACAATCTATTGATATTATATCTAATCATCCTCCTGATGTTTTTAATCATAATTTAGAGAACGTTCCTCGATTATATAAAATTATTAGACCTGGAGCAAATTATAAAAAATCATTATATTTATTAAATTATTTTAAAAAAAAAAATTCTACCGTCCCCACTAAATCTGGTTTAATGTTAGGATTAGGAGAAACAGAGAAAGAGATTTTACAAGTATTACGTGATTTACGATCAAATGGTGTGACTATGTTAACCTTAGGTCAATATTTACAACCTAGTAAGCAACATTTACAAGTACAACGATATATTCCGCCATTGGAATTTCAACAGTATCATAATGAAGCTTTATCAATGGGTTTTCATAAAGCTTTTTGCGGTCCTTTAGTACGATCTTCATATCATGCAAATTTACAAATAAAATAATATTTATTGTATGATGATATTACCAATTATATAACACATAAGATTTAATCTTATTTAGGAATAATATGTCAAAAATTAATTGCAATAAGAAAAATCCTGGCATTATTATAGCATTAGATTATGACAATAAAAAATCTATTTTTGAATTAATCGATAAAATTGACCCAAATATTTTTAAGTTAAAAATTGGACATTGTATGTTTGTTAAATTTGGGATACAGTTAATAAAAGAAATAAAAAAATTACATTTTGATATTTTTGTTGATTTAAAATTATATGATATTCCAAATATTGTTTTTAAATCCTTAATATCAATTGCAGAATTAGGGGTATGGATGACAAGCATTCATGCATCTGGAGGTAGTAATATGATGGAACATGCACGATTAGCATTAAATAATTTTGTTAATCCACCTTTGTTAATTGCGATTACTGCATTAACTAGTTTTACAAATTTTAATTTATCACAAATTGGTATATCGCTCTCTTTATCAAATTATATTGTAAAATTAGCAGAATTAGCTCAATTACATAAATTAAATGGAATTGTATGTCCTGGTTATGTATCAAAAAAAATAAAAAAAATTTTAGGTAATGATTTTAAAATTATTGTCCCTGGTGTAAGATTGATCCAGAATGATAAAAATGATCAGAATTTAATTACATATATTGAAGAAATTAAAAATTATGAAATTGATTATATTGTTTTAGGCCGAGCTATTACAAATACACCTAATCCTGTTCAGGCATTACATAAAATACTAAACTATATTCATTCTCAGTAATAATATAATTATTTCAGTCGAGCAAATATGAAAATTGAACGTATACAAGATGCTATTTTACCCACTATATGGGGCGAATTTAAGATTATTGGTTTTAAAGAAAAAATTAATGATAAAAATCATGTGGTATTAACCTATGGTAAAATAGATAATACAAAACCAGTTTTAGTGAGAATTCATTCAGAATGTTTAACCGGGGATGCCTTATTTAGTTTAAGATGTGATTGTGGAGAACAATTGAAAACCTCATTAATGTTAATTGCTAAGCTAGGTAGTGGTATATTAATATATCATCGACAAGAAGGTAGGAATATAGGTTTATTAAATAAAATTAAAGCATATAATTTACAAGATCATGGACTAGATACAGTTGAAGCAAATCATAAATTGGGATTTTCAGCAGATGAACGAGATTTTACCATATGTTCAGATATATTAAAATTAATGCATATTTATCAAATACACTTATTAACAAATAATCCGATAAAAGTAAAAATTTTAAATGATTCTGGGATTAATGTTGTAAAACGAATTAATTTAATTGTACCGCATAATCCTAAAAATGAAAAATACTTAAATACTAAGATTAATAAAATGGGTCATATCATGCCAAAAAAAAATTTTTAAAAAAATTATTTTTGTATGATTTGTAATTTTATAATATATTATAAGAATCATATCACAATAATTATTAAACACTCTTAAATATATGTCTCATATTTTTTATAAAACAGATTTTTAATCATATGATTGTATAGTTTTATATACTTTTTTTAATAAAATTAAATAAATAAAAATATATTTTTTATATTTAAAACGTTATGATATATATGTTATTAATATTAAAGAATATGTGTGTTTTAAGAATATTATAATTTAAATAAATTGCATATTTTAACTAATATGCTAAAAAAATTATAAACAATTTATGTACATATTTTAAAAAATATTTTTAAGACTAAATATAATATTATAGCATAACACATGTATAAGATACTAGTTATAATATATGATAATATTATGTAAAAATAAGATAATTGTTTTAAATTAATGAATATAAAACATATTATAAATGTTAAAAAAAAAACTATTTTTATATTTTTAAAATTATTAAATTTTAATATTTCATAAATTTTTACTTTTTTTAAAAAACGTATTATAAATAATATTAAACATAATATAATAGGAAAAATCACAGTTATAACAAAGATTTTAATGCAATTTATCAAAATAAATAAAAATATTACTATATTTAGTATCGTGATGATTGTTGTATTATTCATAATATTTGTAAAATTTATATTGTGAAATTTACTATATAAATAATTATTAGTAAAATAA encodes the following:
- the purB gene encoding adenylosuccinate lyase, with the translated sequence MNNFFLSAISPIDGRYHQNTLMLKNIFSEYGFLKFRLKIEIRWLQKLSMIEDIIELPRFDNHVNKILNDIIKNFNYEDALEIKNIEKTTQHDVKAIEYFLKKKISFKIRNYESIVNFIHFACTSDDINNLAYACMIKKTIFEILIPYWKKILSSIKSLAYDCKNISMLSRTHGQPATPSTLGKIISNFYYRLKRQLLQLNNITILGKINGATGGYNAHIAAYQNIDWHKISQNFVTSLNLQWNPYTTQIEPHDYISEIFSCIIRFNTILINFNQDIWGYITLNYFNQKVIESEIGSSTMPHKINPIHFEKSEGNLGLSNAIMNHMILKLPISRWQRDLSDSTILRNMGVVFGYSCVAYDSILLGLKKIDVNYKNIKKDLCDKWQLLAEPIQTVMRRFGIPDSYEKLKKLTRQQIITRDHIYQYINQLNIPEFEKEKLKKINPNNYIGYSSTLVEKLY
- a CDS encoding enoyl-ACP reductase FabI, which translates into the protein MGFLKNKKFLITGLLNKFSIAYGIAKAMNQQRASLAFTCLNKKNKNKIQKIAESFNSNIVITCNFLNQYNIKKLFINLFKYWDHFDGFVHAIAYAPKKQFSNNYIHSINKKDFIKTNYMTSYSLVAMIQECHNRLNPSSAIVTLTYLGSTIAIPYYNVMGVAKASLESNVKYIANSVIKNKFRINAISAGPVQTISSYSIPNFKKILTNAKNFSPIKRLVTIDEIGNTAAFLCSNLSSGITGQVIYVDGGFSISTMNHLY
- a CDS encoding exoribonuclease II — protein: MLKIKNTISTLTNKKNIHSTDIIGIVKKYNKKFGFLRAQNKGHYFIPEKYIHRVMHGDKILVRLVKKKDKYFAKPLGLIKAFLNIFIGNIKQIGLNFFIQPNYPFLNELIRCNFDSITLPNIKHGNWFFAKLLHHKLQSYQEFHAKLLTFIVSKDDKRLPWKVILSHYNIEYKLPKIPSYDTCFNNKIFRKDLTHLKFITIDDENTKDIDDALFLKKSNNQEIKMIIAIADPTAYISPGSTLDILASKRLFTNYLPGFNIPMLPKELSEDIFALHPNKKKPVLACKVSINKFGYINENIIFFLAWIRSHAKLNYNHVSNWIQGMVVRKPNTIDIANQLNLLHQLCLRRILWRKKYAVIFKDNPEYKFHFSNNQDIIKISIKYRNIAHKMIEEAMLIANISAAKFLSKNLGFGIYNIHSGFNVINSKHVALILKNHGINMHDKKITTLIGFCELHRILNTLPNCYIDNRIRRYQSLGTLSITPKPHFSLGLEEYLTWTSPIRKYSDMINHRLLKNVILGTPSIKPSQNTILNIVHCKRLHKVIKNNIENWLYIIFFQKNNHINQIFKAKIFDILPSGIKARILINGAKVFIPIMYISNIKKELICDQKNGILYLNNKEVYRVSNIITVIITELKIEERLIIAKPCV
- a CDS encoding YchE family NAAT transporter; translated protein: MESLHTNFSIYLHFFVGLFAIINPIGMIPIFIGMTGFYSNQERNKINTMANITAACILVISLSIGHIILNLFDISIESFRIAGGVLIISIAIDMINGTLINNLIKKKNKNKVLYNKENISIIPLAMPLIAGPGAISSTIIWSTHHSNWNNIIGCVVVIVLFAFLCWFLFKMAPYFIKVLGSTGINILTKIMGLLLMSLGIEFIIASMKIIFTKIL
- the lipB gene encoding lipoyl(octanoyl) transferase LipB is translated as MNIFNSNFKKPYIIIKFLPKSSWQDVFHRMCEFTNLRTKNTIDEIWFVEHDPIYTQGLIRHNNIKCINNIPVVCTNRGGKITYHGPGQQIVYLLLNLKRLNMHIRKLLLLIEHVVLNTLYTLKIIGSSKKSGIFVEHKKICSIGLRIIKYYSLHGFALNVKMDLTPFQYIHPCGDSTIIMTQICQIKHNISMNEVKNILIKNFYSFFNIKLI
- the lipA gene encoding lipoyl synthase, which translates into the protein MAYNYEKQKYYNQEYILPKPKWIKIKLPKSFHDINRLKYIIRENNLNTVCEEACCPNITECFNNHTATFMILGNICTRKCPFCAVKKGRPNIIDFDEPKKISETVLKLGIKYIVLTSVNRDDLKDGGANHFLKCIQYLRNNNKIQIEILVPDFRQSLTQSIDIISNHPPDVFNHNLENVPRLYKIIRPGANYKKSLYLLNYFKKKNSTVPTKSGLMLGLGETEKEILQVLRDLRSNGVTMLTLGQYLQPSKQHLQVQRYIPPLEFQQYHNEALSMGFHKAFCGPLVRSSYHANLQIK
- the pyrF gene encoding orotidine-5'-phosphate decarboxylase → MSKINCNKKNPGIIIALDYDNKKSIFELIDKIDPNIFKLKIGHCMFVKFGIQLIKEIKKLHFDIFVDLKLYDIPNIVFKSLISIAELGVWMTSIHASGGSNMMEHARLALNNFVNPPLLIAITALTSFTNFNLSQIGISLSLSNYIVKLAELAQLHKLNGIVCPGYVSKKIKKILGNDFKIIVPGVRLIQNDKNDQNLITYIEEIKNYEIDYIVLGRAITNTPNPVQALHKILNYIHSQ
- the ribA gene encoding GTP cyclohydrolase II — its product is MKIERIQDAILPTIWGEFKIIGFKEKINDKNHVVLTYGKIDNTKPVLVRIHSECLTGDALFSLRCDCGEQLKTSLMLIAKLGSGILIYHRQEGRNIGLLNKIKAYNLQDHGLDTVEANHKLGFSADERDFTICSDILKLMHIYQIHLLTNNPIKVKILNDSGINVVKRINLIVPHNPKNEKYLNTKINKMGHIMPKKNF